From the Streptococcus oralis ATCC 35037 genome, one window contains:
- a CDS encoding DUF368 domain-containing protein: MFSWIARVIKGIVIALGFILPGISGGVLAAILGIYERMISFLAHPFKDFKENVLYFIPVAIGMLLGIGLFSYPIEYLLENYQVYVLWSFAGAIIGTVPSLLKESTRESDRDKIDLVWFWTTFILSGLGLYALNFVVGSLSASFASFILAGALLALGVLVPGLSPSNLLLILGLYAPMLTGFKTFDLFGTFLPIGIGAGATLIIFSKLMDHALNNYHSRVYHFIIGIVLSSTFLILIPNAGSAESIQYTGLSIVSYVLIAFFFALGIWLGIWMSQLEDKYK, from the coding sequence GTGTTTTAGCAGCTATTTTGGGGATTTATGAGCGAATGATTAGCTTTCTGGCTCATCCCTTTAAGGATTTTAAAGAGAATGTCCTATACTTTATCCCAGTAGCAATCGGGATGTTGCTAGGCATTGGTTTGTTTTCTTATCCAATCGAGTATCTGCTAGAAAATTATCAAGTCTATGTTTTGTGGAGCTTTGCTGGAGCTATCATCGGTACAGTTCCAAGTCTCCTTAAAGAATCTACTCGAGAATCTGATCGTGACAAGATTGACCTAGTCTGGTTCTGGACTACCTTTATCCTTTCAGGCCTAGGGCTCTACGCGCTAAACTTTGTTGTTGGTTCTCTCAGTGCTAGTTTCGCTAGTTTTATCTTAGCGGGTGCTCTTTTAGCTCTAGGTGTCTTGGTGCCTGGTTTAAGTCCGTCAAATCTACTCTTGATTTTAGGGCTGTACGCTCCAATGCTAACTGGTTTTAAGACCTTTGATTTATTCGGTACTTTCCTTCCTATCGGAATTGGTGCAGGTGCAACACTCATCATTTTTTCAAAATTAATGGACCATGCCTTGAACAACTACCACTCCCGTGTTTATCACTTTATTATTGGAATTGTGCTATCAAGCACCTTCTTGATTTTGATTCCAAATGCTGGAAGTGCTGAAAGTATCCAATACACTGGACTTTCTATTGTGAGTTATGTTCTCATCGCCTTCTTCTTTGCACTTGGCATTTGGCTTGGTATCTGGATGAGTCAATTGGAGGATAAGTATAAATAA